The Sabethes cyaneus chromosome 3, idSabCyanKW18_F2, whole genome shotgun sequence DNA window AGGTTCGTTTGGACGTTTACGAGATGCAAGTAATGACGTTTGGTGCGACATGCTCGCCAGCTTGCGCGCAATTCGTAAAGAACACAAACGCGAAAAACTTCTTAAGCGAAAGTCCTGATGCAATAGAAGCAATTATCAGAAATCATTATGTAGATGATTATCTAGATAGCTTCCATGACATAACTAATGCGACAAGAATAGTTTCAGATGTAATTCGCATACATGATGGGGCAAGCTTTAAAATAAGAGGCTTTGTTTCAAATTCTAAAGAACTACTCAGCAAATTGCCGGCTGATAGAATATCGCCAATAAAAGAAGTCTCTCTTGATGAAGAGCAAAACTTCGAGAAAATATTGGGCATGTATTGGAATACACAATCCGATACAtttaaatacaaattaaaaatacctGAAGCAGTCACATTAGAACCAACGAAAAGAGAAGTTTTGTCTTTCATTATGAGTGTGTATGACCCATTAGGACTCATATCTCACATAACGATAGAGTCAAAATTAATAATGCAAGATTTGTGGCGCACTGGTATTGAATGGGATGATAAAATTCCCGACAATTTGAATAAAACTTGGCAAAACTGGATAAAAAAGCTATCGGTACTTGAGAACTTGAGTATTCCAAGATGTTACTCTCTTCAACAAAAGGAATCTAGAAGAGAACTTCATATATTTTGCGACGCATCATTAAAGGCATACGCAACTGTAATATATATGAGAACTATGTCACATTTGCAAACTGATGTCACTATAGTCGCCGCCAAAGCTAGAGTCGCGCCTACGAAAATTATATCGGTGCCGCGACTAGAGCTGCAGGCAGCAGTTTTGGGAACTCGTTTATTAAACACAGTACAAAGCGAGTTAAGATTAACTATCCACAAAACAATCTTTTGGACTGATTCGAAAACAGTCTTGAGCTGGATAAAATCAGATGTTAGAAAATATAAGCAGTTTGTGCAATATCGAGTAAGTGAGATTCTCGATAGTACAATGGAATCTCAATGGAGATATATAGATTCCGCATCAAACCCTGCTGATGAAGGAACAAAGGTAATTTCATCAGAGTCTAAATTTATAGAAGGCCCATCCTttttaaaactaaaggaatccgAATGGCCAACGAAATTCAATGATATATCAATTAAAGAGTCGTGTCATGAAGAATTACGACCCATGTATACGCTAAAGGAAATCGATAAGCCACGGTTCGATATTTTATGTATTACTTGGTGCTCTGATTGGAATCGGTTGAAAAGAGCACTCTGCATAATTAAAAAGTTCGCgcaatttattaaaagtaaaaggcGAAACTTACCCTTTAATAACATAATAACCGCTTCTGATATGCAGCAAGCTGAAGAGTTTTTGATTCGAACCGCTCAATGGAATGCGTTTCCTGATGAGATGGTGGAATTGCAAACTACTGGAACGGTTGATAAAAGCAGTAGGATTCGAACTCTCACGCCGTTTGTGGCAGACAACGGTATAATGAGATCAGAAACAcgttataaaaatacgaaatttgttccATATGCGGCTCGATATCCCTACATTTTACcagataaacatcatgtatctgAGTTAATACTGAAACACTAACATGAGCGTTTCAAGCATAAGAAAATGAAGGCTGCTATAGCAGCAGTCCAACAGAAATATCATATCATTCACATTGACGCCGGtatgagaaaaattaaaaatcgttgCCAGCGTTGTAAGAATGAATCTGCGAGAGCAAAGGCGCCTAAAATGGCACCATTGCCCGAGTGTAGATTACAACCATTCGTAAAGCCGTTTACACATACGGGAGTGGATTATTTTGGTCCATATAACGTATCGGTTAATAGACGGTCGGAGAAAAGATGGGGAGCTCTATTTACATGTATGACAACTAGAGCTGTTTATATAGAAGTAGCACAGAACTTAAGTGCAGATGCATTCTTATTGTGCCTCACTACAGTCCAAGCTAGACGAGGTAGAATTAAGCACCTTTATAGCGATAACGGAACTAATTTTGTTGGAGCAGATAATGAGCtgaaaaaacttcaacgtcggttGTCTACTGAAGGAATTGAATGGCATTTTAATACTCCAGCCTCTCCACACCACGGTGGATGCTGGGAGAGGCAGGTGTACGAAATAAAGACTTTAATGCCCAGTGAAACAATGCCTGAGCACGTCTTTAGACACCTTTTGGCAGAAATTGAatttataataaattgtaggccaCTAACAGCCATTTCACTTGACGCCACTGATGATGAACCACTCACTCCAAACCACTTTTTATTTGGATGCGCCGGGGAATCAGAACCTTCCCTGAATGACACCTCCAAAGCGGAAGCGTCAAGACAACAGTGGAAGCGCGTTCAACTACTAGCAAAAAATTATTGGGATCGTTGGTTACATGAGTATCTTCCTTCAATCGCAAGGAGATCCAAATGGACAGAAGAGATTCGCAATATACGTGTTGGTGACATCGTAATGATAGCCGATGATCATCATAAAGCAAAGTGGCAAAAGGGAATGGTAATAGAAGTACATCCGGGCAAAGACCAAAAGGTTCGCTCGGCCACAATCAGAACGACAGGAATATTAAAAAGACCCGTTGTTAAGTTAGCCGTACTAGATGTAAACCCTCCGAGTGAAGAGGGAGGTACCGCAAAAGGAGAAGAAAATTTGGGCGTTGAACTCAAACaaacaataaagcaaaattttgaAGAGCAAAGTTCTAGGAAGCCGCATGCTGTAAAGTCAAGTGCAGGCAATAAACATAACTTTGTTGGTGTAGTAAAAAGAACGCCAACCGAAATATTTAAACCATACGAATATGGGAAGAGAAAATGCATTGATCTTGACGAAGTCAAACGGATTGCAGCTCAAATTTCAAAACCCGAACCAAAGCGTAAGAGAAAAGCTATAATTAGACCCTGGACGTGGGGTAATTTACTTATGCTTATTTACATTATATGTGCGGCATTCGGATCCGTGTTTTCCTATGAAGGTTCCGGGCTAATCGCTTATGACTGCGGCAATCCTGAAGTTAACTTAACGAGTTATTCATTATTAGATGTAGCATCTTGTATTCCACCTTCCAACAATTTAACGACGGAAGAAGTGCAAATACAGGTCTTGCAACGTAATGTCAAAAGCGAAATACATGTATTCCAATGCAAGGTGATAATGAAGCGCCGAATTAAGCATTGTGGTATGCATTCGCATACATCTGAATTCGAGAGGGGTTATGCTTACATGGTGAAAGAGTTTACTGCAGAAGAATGTAGACTTTCACATCAACTTAATAGAGTGACACTTACAGACACTCATACGATTCGCGAACTAAAACGAAACTCTACAGTTAGAGGTGAGAAACTCATTGTGGGTTCCGTTTCTGGAAGTAGTTGTGTAGGCGGGAGACATTGGACACCCGAATATACATGGGAGAATGCATTGGTTTTTTACGAGTATGAGATAACGTTACAAGATTATGTAGCAACAGTTGACTTCGAAAGCGATACTGTATATTTGAGAAACAGTATAAATTGCTTTTATTCCCAAGGACGATGTTTAGATTCAGAAGACGGATACATCACCTGGGACGTAAACCTTAATAAAAAATGCGAAGAAACTGAGTTCGAAGTTATTTACGAGGGTACagtaaacaaaactaaaaacgaaaataaacacgAAGGTCGTAAAGCGATGAATGTTATCTACAGCACAATCTCCAAGTCGAATTTGTTTTCTATTCGTGCTAGGGAGCAAACGAAAATTTGTGGTAATGTTGGTTTTACAACTGATCACCCACGAATATTAATAGTAGAAGTAGTTGGCTTCAACTCTCCCTTTATTAGACGATCTACATCAGGTAGAAATTTTGACTTGTTTACATACTTCAACTCAAAAATAACAATCGTCGAAAATTATATTGGTCAGAGCATGACTGAACTTTACAATACAGTTATGACTGAAATATGTAAAGTCGATAAAACGCTAATGGAAACAAGATTAACATTAGCACGATTAAATCCTACGGAATTTGTTTCTAGTATAATTAAGCGGTCCGGATATACGGCCGTTGTAGCAGGTGAAGTTTTACACATTTTGGAGTGTAAACCAGTTTACGTAATGCCCAGGTCGGAAGAAAACTGCTATCAAGAGATACCAGTAAATtataataacaaatcaatgtTTATATCACCTGTGACCAGAATTCTGCAAATTAGAGGGACGCAAATTGATTGCACACCTTTACTCCCTGCCAAATTTCGAATCGGTGGTAGATGGTATACCACAGATAGTCGTATACGAGAGACTACCGCTCCGTTACAGCTTGCAACGGATATTCTTACTACATGGTCCTACACGCCGCTACCAAATCTTATGCAAAGTGGAGTATATGATGCGGACAGTGTTGAAAAAATGAGGAATATGATATATGAACAGGGAGACAGACGTATAGCGTCTAACGTATTACACAAAATCCTAGTTGGTCAGCGACCCGATGTTCAAGGATTTCGTTTCGATGCGCTTGTTTCAAGTAGGATAGTTGAAAACGtcatcgaaaaatattggaGCAAGTTGATGTCCTGGTCAACTTGGCTGGGGAATATAACTTCTACATTTATTGGAATATACATGATTGGTAggataattaaatttgtaattgaTACTTTTATGCATGGTCGTATATTATATGATATATACGGTCTCGGTTGGCAACTTATAGCATCATTTTGGGATTCACTAACGAGCTTCTTGTCCCACCGAGATTCAATGAGAAGAATGGCCCAAAAGaatgaaacaaatgaaataagtcTACATATTGAAAGTGCACCAAGGGAGGCCGATCTGCCGGCTGCACCCGAAGCATATTTATatccaaaaatacaacaaattaattAGTAAATCTAGGATGATTTACGGGCCCCGGAATGTCGCTGCTAGAgcggaatgataaaaataaataacttagctggaggcattatcgcttccagaggtagagcaaacaagctgcttagctagacgcgccaacgatgtaaaaaaaaaaataaacacgcCAGCAAAACGATCCATCTGATCGGGAGTAGGAAAATCAGAATATGAAAAGGAATCTGAAAAACCATCTCGTGCAGGGATTATGTACTGATTAGACTACCTGCTTAGGGCATGAAAGATTAAGCCACTCCCATGTGTCGCATTtagaatttctttctctttttatcgttaggacgcaatgagcagtgttcaaacaattatagtgttttagaataagcgcccgttagactccagaaggaaaataaataaaaattatggatatttgaagaaaagtctggtatctaaagggacatagtatataagtaaatttttctgggatgctttacataagtatccatcgattattcaacgcgtagctttaagacgacaattgtaacctttttcaataaagttaagttttcctGGGAACAGTTTCCCACAGTAGTGAAGTGAATTTAGTTAATCAGCACGAGTGAATATCACATCCAATTTCAAAGTACGACCTAGTCGGAAAATTGACTTTGGAGCAACAACGAAAACCACCGGCTAAGACCATCTCTAGCCAAAATAAgtgttgctcgcgacaacagtttgtttacatgtttttgtcacatccagcagtttcgatttgaaatttcgtgaaggattactgcatcaatttctgtaaaatacatgtaaggcactttctcttcaataaaaactacaaatttctatcattatctgccggacaaagatagaaaactcaattcaaaatttaacaccacgtaaacaaaccaccaagtgctgtcaaaaaagtgtggttaggagctcccgtgtaatgatctattacaccatcagccttaaaaagactgataatatccttggcaagaatcctttcttctgttttaatcgtcagaattatttaaaacaagtttttagtgatgagcgatagaagtgtttaatcaaaacaaaagacaatttgcagtttagccccttgcattgttatgaagtgacaggcttatttgcaaatcgttttgtaaacaggcgattgacctgttcgacagaaacttatgcgctgacggtggtggtctttggaactagccgaacggtgagaaagttgacagtttgcttgaagaatcgaaaaaagttcacttttttaattttcttaatgtagtgaaacaatgtacaagtaaaatttttattgcaaaatgtaagaaaattgagtactttatttttggtatatactttgtcagtggtttatttacagtatatacgagaaaataatgtttttgtatatttatgcgacaacaaacaggttacatatcacgctaaattataaaaatccacgTGCTTGTTACCACtcaaaaacttgttttttttgtgtaattaatataaaccaggctattgcaagcaagatacaggataactaaagagaacattcatattttcatgtagtgCCGGAGCAACATGGTTCGATAAGACTGAAAGATATTAGAATCTCCAAAACTTTGACTTGAACcgatacaaaacaagcataaggatcttgtaaagtagaaaaacattccaataatatgcaaaaaccgCTTTAGGATTACTActgtgttcgattagttaagtcgccacactaacttttacagtattcttcaaatttatgctctttcaattcactattttaaaagtgtttttaaaGTAACgtgtaaaacagcaaatttcttacaaaacctgataaaaatgtagtaaagttttcaatcgaaaaccagttaaaaattaaatttactgaaaaatttttatgaaatataccgcatctgacatttgttttcgtttttctcaccatcgcagcaggtagcgacacgccggcagtttttactcaaatttgtcaatagtaaagagcgaaactgcgttgttttcaaaacacaggctatttgtaaacaggcgaaactaatgtcgttttcgtttttgtggtGCAGCTACACCGTTTGGTGTTACACTTTTCGCTGGATAAACGAACACTTGCGGTGCAGCAGCAGTGATGTGGTATGGGTGTGTTAGTGTTTTCctatctgcaccagctacaccctctttttttctggtgtagctagtgcagaaaaagtgtagcaatggtgtagcacaaaaatcgaaaacgaacagttttggtgcaaaaaagctacaccggtgtagcctcggtgtagctacaccgcaaaaacgaaaacgacataaataaaaaaatcaaaacagggctgggcgaatctcattgtcaaaatgctttgaggctcattccaaggggttcaactataaaacttagattttgagcttgaatgcacaaattgtATGCAGTAttgtattgtgctttgcaagaaatcttttcattctcggaaagttcatagcaagctgtcaaaataattcagtattgagcgaagctgacgaattttcgttaattgaatatcgatatttttcacatatcgatacgtatactcagttgaaagcataatcagcaaaattgctcgcatcacgtgacgatcagcattttacatttattttataacactccgtataacgtgttaacatttacagagctgttgtatttatttatatgcataccgaaattaactatatttcgaaaaaatctctatcgagatttcgtccacaaatgtcgataccagttatatcgatacattatcgcccaatgctgagcTCGCCACGATGCGACGATGACGATGCGGACTACCGCCGCAACacaatgaaaatttatgtaaataaccgcaatattgctgattgcaaggaaaattgtattgcggttatttacataaattttcattgtGTTGCGGCGGTagtccgcatcgtcaatcaccgcaacgagaacaaggaaaggtggccaaatattttttggtttatatgtgcaattgttactgatgctttagcaactaaaactaccataaaaaacttcttttagcctcttacattcaaaaatctgttttatataaatcataagtacaaaaattggtgtaaatagtaacaaaatttaagaagtacggaatggTGATGCAAAtaatctaaacaatagaaattgatCTATTTGTAAGGCACCTCTGGaaaaaagcacatccttcaatatttggcgagctcagcattgggcgataatgtatcgatataactggtatcgacatttgtggacgaaatctcgatagagattttttcgaaatatagttaatttcggtatgcatataaataaatacaacagctctgtaaatgttaacacgttatacggagtgttataaaataaatgtaaaatgctgatcgtcacgtgatgccaaagtaaattgatatataccaggtatgtgaccatcgagggttgcattagtgtgtgtagaaagaagaagaaatagttctgaaatatggtggaacttgcatgaaaattaaaactaaattaattgtaattaatgaatgcagttatattattccagagaaatatttgaacatttacaatgaaatgtaaggaatatattttaaagtcatttgcacttgtagccttctttattatgcgtaaaaaatttgagaacatgggtgactaactatttcgatgtgcaattgaaaaatgaattaatgttaatgtaatacttcacgatcaatgcggtatacggttgcttgaattaaaacacgttccatccaacattttgcttgcatgatgctcttgaatatctgcctttaatgtcttcttttaaaaaatagttttattcgaatagatgcttgtgctactgcttgaaaatccttaagttgaagtcactgttccaagatgatacctttttatcataaatttacccgtctcaacactacgtagaaaaccataaaaagtaatcttagattgctacaaaacggtcttagaagataattaacactttaaaagcttaccagaaatcagacgaaaaatatcgcgggcggataacaatgttgctcatgctgcttattgaacaatcatgtccgagcattttaaaaaaaatcttttttgttttactacttgtaggaaagcgatataacgacatttctttgagacatcttgataccgctttgacgaaaaaatttccgcttgcaatttggaatgttgcacttcattgtattcatgaaaatacatactagaaataatgttctaagcataaacataaaagctgtaagaaaaaaaagacaaatcttgcgtatccaacgattttttaaaaaaattaactaattttccatacaaaatgctcgaaatctcagaactagtgtagatgtgttagtgcaaagtgcatatgacagctcgcattgtcatatacctggtatatatcaatttactttggacaCTGGCATAggcatgaagtattccaccacgcacacatataaagattttttgacattagctgaggccctcgcagaggctgtttgcagtaggaataatatcaaaaacatcaaatatcaaactcccggatcctctcctccactct harbors:
- the LOC128740093 gene encoding uncharacterized protein LOC128740093, coding for MQDCKIGKTCGVDGCTLKHHPLLHAPFNTRNNNSDTSRRQPENVNCLVQNNKTIYYQVVPITIIGEDCEYKTFAFFDTGSSVSLIKEQVANDVKATGSCVPLTLAWTNGEVQEERNSQVIQIKVQADNGQIFTIKNMRTVDELNLPVQSIDMKQLKSRYPYLRDVNMRSYEQAVPTILLGLPHAYLFKAIAERSRGNNEPIAKQTKLGWTIFGGSEVNTNTKNLFSIDEVIEEEKSIREMMSNYFSTEAFGVKVPQSNLIPKADEQAIKIMENTLTKTNQGYEIGLLWKNEDVKFPNSFKTALGRLLIQERKMDKDPTLRDWYNAKIKEYVEKGYMRKLTVEEYMKSTPKTFYLPHFVTINKNKQPPKPRLVFDAAAKMEGVSLNSQLLSGPDMTESALGIKIRFREAPFAISGDIQEMFHRVGIIKEDRQAQRILFRESSKVRLDVYEMQVMTFGATCSPACAQFVKNTNAKNFLSESPDAIEAIIRNHYVDDYLDSFHDITNATRIVSDVIRIHDGASFKIRGFVSNSKELLSKLPADRISPIKEVSLDEEQNFEKILGMYWNTQSDTFKYKLKIPEAVTLEPTKREVLSFIMSVYDPLGLISHITIESKLIMQDLWRTGIEWDDKIPDNLNKTWQNWIKKLSVLENLSIPRCYSLQQKESRRELHIFCDASLKAYATVIYMRTMSHLQTDVTIVAAKARVAPTKIISVPRLELQAAVLGTRLLNTVQSELRLTIHKTIFWTDSKTVLSWIKSDVRKYKQFVQYRVSEILDSTMESQWRYIDSASNPADEGTKVISSESKFIEGPSFLKLKESEWPTKFNDISIKESCHEELRPMYTLKEIDKPRFDILCITWCSDWNRLKRALCIIKKFAQFIKSKRRNLPFNNIITASDMQQAEEFLIRTAQWNAFPDEMVELQTTGTVDKSSRIRTLTPFVADNGIMRSETRYKNTKFVPYAARYPYILPDKHHVSELILKH